The following coding sequences are from one Marinilabiliales bacterium window:
- a CDS encoding penicillin-binding protein, translating to MEKQDKNKTGRKRFKLYLAVLWGFFLVPFITLVTIFTLIATGKMGFMPTFEDLENPQNNIASQVFSADGELLGSYYLQNRIYVEFDELSENIVNSLLATEDIRFRRHAGVDARGLARVGIKSILLRQDAGGGSTITQQLAKNLFPRDTTSYRFGISRKVNLGITKFKEWVTAVKLERNYTKDEIIVMYLNTVDFGSHSYGIKTAARTFFNTTPDSLMVEEAALLIGVLKAPTWYSPVRNPERALNRRNVVLRQLHRYDFISTSEFDSLAALPIQLNYLVQDHTVGPARHFRERLRTILRANEPRRESYLFYDRFRMDSIEWANNPLYGWVNKNYKPDGTNYNLYRDGLRIFTTIDSRMQRYAEEALEEHLGKDLQNDFDMIRRSYARNPFSDDLTDEQVEQNIERTMRRTERYEKLRWAGIPHDSILKIFNTPARMSVFSWEGEIDTIMTPLDSIWYYKKFLRSGFMAMDPSSGNIRAYVGGPDYTHFKYDHVSLGRNQVGSIFKPFLYTLAMQEGHEPCEMVPNIPQSFVVNDSVWTPRNSGPTDYDGQMVTLKWGLANSVNQISAWLMKRFNPPAVIDVARKMGVHSPIDPVQSVFMGTSDITLYEMVSAFSTYANQGIYNFPVMVTRIEDRHGNVIAEFQPRVEEAISEEAAYLMINLLQSVVDEGTGRRLRFRYGFSGDMAGKTGTTQRFSDGWFIGIVPQLVAGTWTGGEDRGIRFNNISMGQGANMALPIFAMFMEKVYADESLGITQEDEFEVPPGFSINLDCDRVFRAIPVNRYDDFYY from the coding sequence ATGGAAAAACAAGATAAGAACAAAACCGGTAGAAAAAGGTTCAAGCTTTACCTTGCGGTGCTCTGGGGATTTTTCCTGGTGCCTTTTATTACGCTGGTAACAATATTCACCCTTATTGCCACCGGCAAAATGGGGTTCATGCCCACGTTCGAGGATCTGGAGAATCCGCAGAACAATATAGCCTCACAGGTCTTTTCGGCCGACGGGGAGCTGCTTGGCAGCTACTATCTGCAGAACCGGATCTATGTCGAATTTGACGAATTGTCGGAGAATATTGTGAATTCGCTTCTTGCCACTGAGGATATCAGGTTCCGCAGGCATGCCGGGGTCGATGCGCGTGGACTTGCACGGGTGGGGATAAAATCAATTCTGCTCAGGCAGGATGCCGGAGGCGGAAGCACCATTACACAGCAGCTGGCAAAGAACCTGTTCCCCCGCGATACCACATCATACCGCTTCGGGATAAGCAGAAAGGTAAACCTGGGTATTACCAAGTTCAAAGAGTGGGTTACTGCCGTCAAGCTGGAGAGGAACTATACCAAGGATGAGATCATCGTAATGTACCTCAACACCGTTGACTTCGGAAGCCATTCCTACGGCATCAAAACAGCCGCCCGCACCTTTTTCAATACGACGCCCGACTCGCTTATGGTTGAAGAGGCTGCCCTGCTGATAGGGGTTCTCAAGGCGCCCACCTGGTACAGTCCGGTCCGCAACCCCGAACGCGCTCTCAATCGTCGCAATGTGGTTCTAAGGCAACTTCACCGGTACGATTTCATTTCCACCAGCGAGTTTGATTCACTTGCGGCGTTGCCGATACAGCTGAATTACCTGGTGCAGGACCATACTGTGGGCCCGGCACGTCATTTCAGGGAGAGGCTGCGAACCATCCTTAGGGCAAATGAGCCCAGGCGCGAGAGCTACCTTTTTTATGACAGGTTCAGGATGGATTCGATTGAATGGGCCAACAACCCGCTTTACGGCTGGGTAAACAAGAACTACAAGCCTGACGGCACCAATTATAACCTCTACCGTGACGGACTGCGGATCTTTACAACCATTGATTCGCGTATGCAGCGTTATGCAGAGGAGGCGCTTGAAGAGCACCTTGGAAAAGACCTGCAAAATGATTTTGATATGATCCGCCGGAGTTACGCCAGGAATCCATTCTCCGACGACCTTACTGATGAGCAGGTTGAGCAGAACATTGAACGAACCATGCGGCGTACAGAGAGGTATGAAAAGCTCAGATGGGCCGGAATTCCGCACGATTCAATCCTGAAAATATTCAATACGCCTGCAAGGATGAGCGTATTTTCATGGGAAGGGGAGATAGATACCATAATGACGCCTCTCGATTCCATCTGGTATTACAAAAAATTCCTCCGTTCGGGTTTTATGGCAATGGACCCTTCCAGCGGCAATATAAGAGCATATGTGGGTGGTCCCGATTATACCCATTTCAAGTATGACCATGTAAGTCTTGGCAGGAACCAGGTCGGCTCGATATTCAAACCGTTCCTCTATACACTGGCCATGCAGGAGGGGCACGAGCCCTGTGAAATGGTTCCCAACATACCCCAGTCATTCGTGGTGAATGACTCGGTATGGACTCCAAGGAATTCAGGGCCAACTGATTATGACGGGCAGATGGTCACTTTGAAATGGGGGCTGGCAAATTCAGTAAACCAGATATCTGCCTGGCTTATGAAACGGTTCAACCCTCCGGCGGTCATTGATGTGGCCAGGAAGATGGGCGTCCACAGTCCAATTGACCCGGTGCAGTCGGTGTTCATGGGTACATCAGACATCACACTTTACGAAATGGTCTCTGCGTTTTCCACCTATGCAAACCAGGGTATATATAATTTCCCGGTCATGGTAACGCGCATAGAAGACCGGCATGGTAATGTGATAGCCGAATTCCAGCCCCGTGTTGAGGAGGCCATATCGGAGGAGGCGGCCTACCTTATGATCAACCTTCTCCAGTCCGTCGTCGATGAAGGCACCGGCCGCAGGCTGAGGTTCAGGTACGGGTTCAGCGGCGATATGGCAGGCAAGACCGGCACCACCCAGCGTTTTTCCGACGGCTGGTTCATCGGGATCGTTCCGCAGCTTGTTGCCGGGACATGGACGGGGGGGGAGGACCGTGGCATCAGGTTCAACAATATTAGCATGGGACAGGGAGCCAACATGGCATTACCCATATTCGCCATGTTCATGGAGAAGGTTTACGCCGACGAATCGCTCGGAATAACACAGGAAGATGAGTTTGAAGTGCCGCCCGGGTTCAGTATCAACCTCGATTGCGACAGGGTGTTTCGCGCAATTCCGGTTAACCGTTACGACGATTTTTACTACTAA